Genomic window (Alligator mississippiensis isolate rAllMis1 chromosome 4, rAllMis1, whole genome shotgun sequence):
tttattaatcacgtttaaattccatggccataagatctagccatgaaattatagcttcatcagattccatctcagattccTTATACAGCTGTTGTAGCTCTGTCCAAGCACAAATGCGACTGGTGAcgacatctcgctcatcagttgTTTGGTTGAatgtggctgtagggcaagctgctttttcgggagttgatgttgtcataggctgaactgctgccgctggggttactgctgctgtcattgcttcaggcaggaggggcggatgctgtcctccgcttgactctctccttcgtcggcaggaaggcgtggtcggcagagACGTCGCTgtgtcgctaggcggggttgccggcgatgacgctgcatcgatgggcggagtcgctgaccgaactctcgcgggttcgttagaagctccacccttcttttccggttcttccacatggtctccctcttgctcggtgccatcttggactggtgtttcaggctcctttttctcagccgcttctttgtccgatcggatcgccatctgcagctgggttttcaaacttaagtttttCTGCATTAAATCCATCACAGTATGAAAAGttgcactacattctccccccttgtcgtaccacaaggccactctttcatccgcggggcgttcctccatctccagatcttcgaggagctcagatggaagctcgcgaccccgtaatctagacattaccaTACACGGGGAGAACCAGCCGattggctccggttcttcactctcccgagcatatcgcaggcattgggcacactcccgggtgaaagtcgggttcgttttgCCCAccgggttgggttcggcgagggacacagtatcgaggtgcctaaacaggacctgctcatctctcattatacacctgaacaccacagggagcaagtacacttccctttctcacggggctccatcttcggagattccctcatCTCCCTTTAGTGACAGACgtccgcttacaaatctttcacccgttccgcccgcctggtggtaagcgatattcACCTCCAgatcctcaaagcttttcacttggtgcTGGCCATcatgccaagggcagttctgaaccaacTCTAACTCTAGCAtattctctcctgatcccatcctcgttgccatgtgtgggccgggccccgctcccgccgccaCGCGCGGGTTGGGAGGGGCGATCCACGGCCCGTCTttcgcgcacgcgggctgtggccagcagcccgggcacgcggggtcagagagAGCCAGcggcgagctagagttagtcacaaacgcatagtggttgattgaaaaggttgtttacttacacccaaagatggtagtggtgtaggctggacaggtttccaggctcagctcccgcttagatccttgCTAGAGGACCATggcaaattcgattgctcccatgaagttgtttaggctccgcgggtccggttcgctTTCTTGGTTCcccagagttgtttaggctccgtgggtttgaaggttccccggagttgcttaggctccgtgggtttgaagtttacaggaaagggatatgtctgggATTGTGattggcaacggggagaggctagaagtgaaagctccataggtttggttattaagcctctattgcctgcttaggggaggcacgttgggtccgcgagggtccgcagcgcttggagatcttcacacagagtctctctcttcctcccttctccgacttgggcggaagctacccaagccttttgtacggctagcaaccCAATAGCAAGCTGCCACGTGTgtctacatttggaactggccaataatgtggcgcgaatccaaatacaaatggcgggaactcctttgcaacgtgcatcactagtatgcaaaagaaatgcaccctgcaaagaagctgtaatttggcgggaaatcccccgttgcaccagagttctctcccgcagcagagaactctatcgtgcaaagaaagctacaatcggtgggaaaataatttagcggtgccaaagcacacacaaacaaaaaccacaactttgggttgtgacgcCCCCAACCCCATTTTTGAGGGAAGAGACTTTCAGCTTCatgtgaggaagcaggaaaaaaggaacCTTTTGGGGCCGACAAGCAGTAAACAGGTCAGTTTCCAGGCAAgcttgctagggaaggtctgcttggaagaaggaccataagagagaagaggcagaTGAGGATGtcgcaatgccagagccactgccactgcctctgcttgcacctttgaggtgcctgtccaggcaggactgctcaccatcAAGGCTTCTACCCAGGTCTGGGTTTGgcgctgtggggactgtggcttgcagcttccttccagtgatggccaggtgAGGGAGTGCCTGCAGTGTGAGCGGTGCTTTCTGGTGGTCTCTCTCAGGGATCAAACAAGgaagctacaggaggaggtgttgaggctctgaagcatcctctgccatgaggagttcatcagTTCAATGC
Coding sequences:
- the LOC109283160 gene encoding uncharacterized protein LOC109283160 translates to MRDEQVLFRHLDTVSLAEPNPVGKTNPTFTRECAQCLRYARESEEPEPIGWFSPCMVMSRLRGRELPSELLEDLEMEERPADERVALWYDKGGECSATFHTVMDLMQKNLSLKTQLQMAIRSDKEAAEKKEPETPVQDGTEQEGDHVEEPEKKGGASNEPARVRSATPPIDAASSPATPPSDTATSLPTTPSCRRRRESSGGQHPPLLPEAMTAAVTPAAAVQPMTTSTPEKAACPTATFNQTTDERDVVTSRICAWTELQQLYKESEMESDEAIISWLDLMAMEFKRD